A stretch of DNA from Deltaproteobacteria bacterium:
CCGTCGCTCGCCACCGAGAGGGCCCGGGCCGCCTCGTCGCCCGAGCCACCATAATAGAAGGTGTGGGCGGGGTTGGTCTGGTCGAAGATCGCCAGCACCAGATCGGTGCCCCCGGCGAGGCTCGTCGCGCCGGCCTGGGGCCAGTCGGGGGAGTCCGAGGTGAGCGCGGCGACCGCGACCCCGTCCGGGCCGAGGTCGAAGCCGCCGAGGCTCTCGTCCCCCCCGGCGCCGACCAGGTAGCCGGTGCCCTGGGCCCGGGCAGGGCCGGCGAGGGCCAGCCCGAGGAGGAGGGGGAGGATCCGGCTCGTCGAGGTGCTCATCGTCCCACCACCCGATAGGCGAGGCCGAGGTTGAAGAGGATCCCGAAGCGCCGGAAGTCCTCGCTGGCGTCGAAGAAGGCGACGCCGGCGTCGGCGGAGAGCTCGAGCCCGCCGGTCAGGGCGAGGCGCAGCCCCACGAACTGCCCGCCGCCCCAGCCCGCGTCGGGCACGAAGGTGGCGCGCACCCCCAGCCGGGGCTGGAGGTCTCCGGAAAGGAAGGCGTAGGCCAGCTCGATCTCGCCGCCGAGGTGCGCGCCGAGGAGGAGGCGGGGGGAGAGCTCGACCCCGGCGTAGCCGACGACGACCGCCGCGCCCGCGCCCAGGCTCGGGCCGGTGAGCTCCGAGAGGCCGAAGACCCCGGCGCGCAGGGAGAGGCCGCGCACCTTCGGCGTCGCGGGATCCGCCGGCGCCGGCGCGGGGGTGGCCGCGCCGCCGGTGTTCGCGGGCGGCGCGGGGTCGGCGGGCTCCTTGGTCTCGACCGGGCCCGGCTCGACCGGCGGGGCCGGCACTTCCACCGGCGGTGCGGGCCGGGCCGCGAGATCGGCCTCGACCTCTCTCCGGGCCTCCTCGGCCAGGGTGACCAGGGCCGGGACGAAGACGCCGGGGGAGACCTCGGCCTCGAGGTCGGCCTGGAAGAGCTCGACCAGCACCGCCCGGGCCCCGGCGAGATCGCCGCCGGCGAGGAGGGCCGCGGCCAGGTACTTGCGGGCGCGGGAGGCGTCGGCGGGCGGCAGGGCCTCGTCCTCCAGGGCGCGCGAGAGCACGGCCTTCGCCTCGGGCAGCTCGGCGCTCTCGTAGAGGCGCACGCCCTCGCTGACCCGGACGTCCGCCTCCGTGTCCTGGCTCCACGCCGGCAGCGGCGCGCAGCAGAGCACGAAGAGCAGGCAATGAAGTCCCCTCGTTGCCATGTCACCTCCTCGCGACAGCAGCCCCCATCCTACTGTGGATCGCCCCGGAGGCTCGACCCGCCGCGGAGCCTACTTCGGCAGCAGCTTCACCTTCAGGGTGCGCTCTTCACCGGCGCGCAGGCGGAGCACCTGGCGGTGGGTCTGGCGCAGGGGGTTCTCGATCACCACCTCGTGCCGGCCCGGGGCGAGCTCGACCGGGGCGATCGGCGTCTGGCCCCGGTTGATGCCGTCGATCTTCACCTGGCCCCAGCCGCCGGTGACGATGACCTTGAGGGTGGCGGGCCCCCGCGCCTTCGCGCTGCGCTGGCCGGTGAGCTCCCGGCCGGCCCGCGAG
This window harbors:
- a CDS encoding PEGA domain-containing protein — its product is MLAVLGILTLAGAVGLGAYLALRGGAAPAPAAATAAAPAKEPAADAPPAAPGGPAALPADPAPEATAEDPLAAGIERLPLEPLAADPPSRAGRELTGQRSAKARGPATLKVIVTGGWGQVKIDGINRGQTPIAPVELAPGRHEVVIENPLRQTHRQVLRLRAGEERTLKVKLLPK